A genomic region of Leptolyngbya sp. FACHB-261 contains the following coding sequences:
- a CDS encoding phosphoketolase, protein MTASPQEVMLATPAFCEGIQYFGEALPGFETHGKAPVIAEGNLAIANPTDPAAVFQTLLAADALRYLTLQVTASKASGHPGGFASSVEAYAALVMLGHKNILTEVGHHAPGFYSAMFLDRSLEDMGISSVAQLRDRFRETHGLLGHLSGYIPGILAPAGPLGQGQHFAMAAALLHRDKLFPFTVGDGGLGEPYVMSSMAHFHTAYPSATNFLPVLIWNGFSQEHHSMVSTKSNQEMLAYWRGNGFEEVILIDAKDFDDQNQPGAYVDSTSFSLKQRLAFTEAVLVAADQAARSALGGKLTVLILKQLKGAGVHAKGAKSHNLYAHHTLDNADVVNGLKSRALSPAAWALVRANLERAGGGPAAKTAVTESVRPLPDLGKLPLEEYPVGGEAKIATTAMGRLVGYVGQQDPAYLVSNADGNEASGIANINQALQIIHPTPDPLYNQQPKGQVYEPLSEDACAGLAVGLALMGSRSLWCSYESFAINGLPIWQTVTQAMAELRRPTPSTVTLFTAGALEQGRNGWTHQRPEIEAYFAAMMRNGNIFPIFPTDANSIQVAYDWALTTRNKGIVITASKSPLPIRTSFAQARQALQDGAIVLQETPGSKTVVLAVVGDMTLLPAFEAAAQLATQGIGTRIVSVVNPRRLYRLHDVAWSTCSEPDGDFLGDAGFEALFGGDALLGITGGASGILEPILLRSTAKRDTFAWKRGETTATATQLMDFNGLSAKALAERAIALVQ, encoded by the coding sequence ATGACAGCATCGCCCCAAGAGGTAATGTTAGCCACTCCAGCTTTTTGTGAAGGAATTCAATACTTCGGTGAGGCTTTGCCCGGTTTTGAAACGCATGGCAAAGCGCCCGTTATTGCTGAAGGAAACTTGGCGATTGCCAACCCTACCGACCCCGCCGCTGTCTTTCAAACACTGCTCGCTGCCGACGCTCTGCGCTACCTGACTCTGCAAGTTACAGCCAGCAAGGCCTCTGGGCACCCAGGCGGTTTTGCTAGTTCAGTTGAAGCTTATGCGGCTCTAGTGATGCTGGGCCACAAGAACATCCTCACCGAAGTTGGCCACCACGCCCCTGGCTTCTACAGCGCCATGTTCCTGGACCGCTCATTGGAAGACATGGGCATCAGTAGCGTGGCGCAGTTGCGTGACCGCTTCCGCGAAACGCACGGTCTGCTAGGCCACCTCTCTGGCTATATTCCGGGAATTCTGGCTCCCGCTGGGCCTCTGGGCCAGGGCCAGCACTTTGCTATGGCTGCTGCACTGCTGCATCGCGATAAGCTCTTCCCCTTTACAGTCGGTGATGGTGGTTTGGGCGAGCCCTATGTGATGAGTTCTATGGCTCACTTCCATACCGCCTATCCCAGCGCAACCAACTTCCTGCCGGTGCTGATTTGGAATGGCTTCAGCCAGGAGCACCACAGCATGGTCTCGACCAAGTCCAATCAGGAGATGTTGGCCTACTGGCGCGGTAACGGCTTTGAAGAAGTAATCCTGATCGACGCCAAGGATTTCGATGACCAAAATCAGCCCGGTGCCTATGTGGACAGCACCAGCTTCTCGCTAAAGCAGCGCTTGGCCTTCACCGAAGCCGTGTTGGTGGCCGCAGACCAAGCAGCTCGGTCTGCCCTAGGCGGCAAGCTCACAGTCTTGATCCTCAAGCAGCTCAAGGGCGCAGGCGTCCATGCCAAAGGTGCTAAATCTCACAACCTCTATGCCCACCACACGCTAGACAATGCGGATGTGGTCAATGGCCTCAAGTCACGGGCTTTGTCTCCAGCGGCCTGGGCATTGGTGCGCGCCAATCTGGAGCGGGCAGGGGGTGGCCCAGCCGCGAAAACGGCGGTTACTGAGTCAGTGCGGCCCTTGCCCGACCTAGGCAAACTGCCACTGGAAGAATACCCGGTGGGCGGTGAAGCCAAAATTGCCACGACAGCCATGGGCCGTCTGGTGGGCTACGTTGGCCAGCAGGATCCAGCCTATCTGGTTTCCAACGCTGACGGCAACGAAGCCTCGGGTATCGCCAACATCAACCAAGCGCTTCAGATCATTCACCCAACTCCCGATCCGCTCTATAACCAACAGCCCAAGGGTCAGGTCTATGAGCCGCTGAGTGAAGATGCCTGTGCGGGTTTAGCCGTGGGTCTGGCTTTGATGGGCAGCCGCAGCTTGTGGTGCTCTTACGAATCCTTTGCCATCAACGGCCTACCGATTTGGCAGACTGTGACTCAAGCGATGGCTGAGTTGCGCCGTCCCACCCCCTCCACGGTCACTCTGTTTACCGCAGGTGCCCTAGAGCAGGGACGCAATGGCTGGACCCATCAACGGCCCGAAATTGAAGCCTACTTTGCCGCCATGATGCGCAACGGCAACATCTTCCCGATCTTCCCCACCGACGCCAACAGCATTCAGGTGGCTTACGATTGGGCGCTGACCACGCGCAATAAGGGCATCGTGATCACGGCCAGCAAATCGCCGTTGCCGATTCGCACTAGCTTTGCTCAAGCGCGTCAGGCGCTTCAAGATGGGGCAATCGTGCTCCAGGAGACGCCGGGCAGCAAAACAGTGGTCCTGGCCGTAGTAGGTGACATGACCTTACTGCCCGCATTCGAAGCCGCGGCGCAGTTGGCAACCCAGGGCATTGGCACGCGCATTGTCTCCGTGGTCAATCCACGCCGTCTCTATCGTCTTCACGATGTGGCTTGGTCAACTTGCTCGGAACCAGATGGTGACTTCCTGGGCGATGCTGGCTTCGAGGCTCTATTCGGTGGCGATGCGCTGCTAGGCATTACTGGAGGTGCCAGCGGCATCCTGGAGCCCATTCTGCTGCGCAGCACGGCGAAGCGAGATACCTTCGCCTGGAAGCGGGGCGAAACGACAGCAACGGCGACTCAATTGATGGACTTCAACGGCTTAAGTGCTAAAGCCCTGGCAGAGCGAGCGATTGCATTGGTGCAATAG
- a CDS encoding cytochrome P450, whose protein sequence is MPLPAGPQIPPLLQLIQWIAQPLAFLESNAQRYGDVFTARFGALEPIVFLSHPQAIQEIFNRPEQFDSGIANDILKPLLGNHSLMLMDGERHQKQRRLVTPPFHGERMRTYGQIIYDITQQVSDRWILGEPFSVRSAMQEIAMSVIMQAVFGLREGSRCQQLKQLLAEMLDVTSSPLSSSLLFFPWLQRDLGDWSPWSRFLRRQEQIDELIYAEIQERRQEVNTARSDILSLMMAARDESGQPLTDAELRSELITLLVAGHETTASALTWALYWVHALPNVHEKLLQELNSLEDKTDFNAIFKLPYLTAVYQETLRIYPIALITFLRVLKSPMQLMGQSFEAGTVLGPCIYLTHQRPDLYPEPKQFRPERFLERQFAPHEYLPFGGGSRRCIGMAFAQYEMKLVLAAVLSRFDLAMVKNQKVQPVRRGLTLAPSAGKWLVPTGLRQADKVPARV, encoded by the coding sequence ATGCCATTACCTGCTGGTCCACAGATTCCGCCCTTACTGCAACTCATTCAATGGATCGCTCAGCCGCTTGCTTTTTTAGAGTCTAATGCTCAGCGTTATGGTGACGTTTTTACAGCGCGATTTGGTGCTTTAGAACCGATTGTATTTCTCAGCCATCCACAAGCAATTCAAGAAATTTTTAATCGTCCTGAGCAATTTGATTCAGGTATTGCCAATGACATTCTAAAACCTCTTTTAGGGAATCACTCGTTGATGTTAATGGATGGTGAACGCCATCAAAAACAACGTCGCTTGGTTACTCCACCGTTCCATGGGGAGCGGATGCGCACCTACGGTCAAATTATTTATGACATCACACAGCAGGTAAGCGACCGCTGGATTTTGGGTGAGCCGTTTTCAGTTCGCTCTGCCATGCAAGAAATCGCGATGAGCGTGATTATGCAGGCGGTATTTGGCTTGCGCGAGGGCTCTCGTTGCCAGCAACTGAAGCAACTGCTGGCAGAGATGCTCGATGTTACCAGCTCGCCGTTAAGTTCTAGTCTGTTGTTCTTTCCCTGGCTACAGCGCGATTTAGGTGACTGGAGTCCCTGGAGTCGTTTTCTGCGCCGTCAGGAGCAAATCGATGAGCTGATTTACGCTGAAATTCAAGAGCGCCGCCAGGAGGTAAATACTGCTCGGTCTGACATTCTCAGTTTGATGATGGCAGCTCGGGACGAGTCAGGACAGCCCTTAACGGATGCTGAGTTGCGCTCTGAATTAATCACGCTTTTGGTCGCAGGTCATGAGACAACCGCATCAGCTTTAACTTGGGCACTGTATTGGGTTCATGCTTTGCCCAACGTGCATGAAAAGTTGCTTCAAGAGTTGAATTCGCTAGAAGATAAAACAGATTTCAACGCTATTTTTAAGCTGCCTTACTTAACGGCGGTTTACCAGGAAACGTTGCGCATTTATCCGATTGCCTTGATTACTTTCTTGCGAGTTCTAAAGTCGCCAATGCAGTTGATGGGACAGTCCTTCGAGGCTGGAACTGTGCTAGGGCCCTGCATCTATCTCACCCATCAAAGGCCAGATTTGTACCCGGAGCCTAAGCAGTTTAGACCCGAGCGTTTCTTAGAGCGGCAGTTTGCGCCCCATGAATATTTGCCCTTCGGCGGTGGCAGCCGTCGTTGTATCGGCATGGCCTTTGCCCAGTACGAAATGAAGCTAGTTTTGGCGGCTGTCTTGTCGCGGTTTGACCTGGCAATGGTCAAGAATCAGAAGGTTCAGCCAGTCCGTCGAGGCTTAACCCTGGCCCCTTCGGCGGGTAAGTGGCTAGTGCCAACAGGTCTGCGGCAGGCTGATAAGGTGCCAGCCCGGGTTTGA
- a CDS encoding WG repeat-containing protein, whose protein sequence is MDRLGRPNFTRLGSLVLTLVALTLGACGQQSQDQAWSQPLPSLRPSPSVAPEPPTQATSKARFDGAWDFAEGLALVRVEDKYGYIDKTGRYVIEPNFAGSSSFADGLALSRVGEQYGYIDKQGEYVIEPRFDGAATFAEKRAAVKVGNRYGYINPEGQYVIEPQFELASDFAEGLAAIKLNSRYGYIDPTGKVVIQPQFEDAWNFTEGLAVARLNHRAGYIDRTGKLVVEPKFDGAFHFSEGLARVRTGDVWSYIDRTGRSVINAEFDFTSDFSEGLALVSIARKWGYIDKTGNLVIQPQFDAASDFSEGLAMVQISGKYGYIDKTGNLIVSPQFDEAGSFAEGLARVKTGGQWSYIDRTGKAAWTPTK, encoded by the coding sequence ATGGATCGGCTCGGTCGCCCCAATTTCACTAGACTCGGTTCACTTGTTCTAACCCTGGTCGCCTTGACGCTTGGCGCCTGTGGGCAGCAGAGCCAAGACCAGGCTTGGAGCCAACCTTTACCGTCCCTTCGCCCCAGCCCCTCAGTAGCGCCTGAGCCACCTACCCAAGCAACTTCTAAAGCGCGATTTGATGGCGCTTGGGATTTTGCTGAAGGGCTGGCCTTGGTTCGTGTGGAGGACAAATATGGATACATCGACAAGACGGGTCGTTATGTGATCGAGCCTAATTTTGCGGGAAGTTCTTCTTTCGCTGATGGCCTAGCACTGAGCCGTGTGGGTGAGCAGTACGGTTACATCGACAAGCAGGGCGAGTACGTGATTGAGCCCAGGTTCGATGGCGCTGCTACTTTTGCCGAAAAACGAGCGGCAGTGAAAGTGGGAAACCGCTATGGCTACATCAACCCAGAAGGGCAATATGTGATCGAACCCCAATTTGAATTGGCCTCAGATTTTGCCGAGGGACTTGCTGCGATCAAATTGAATAGTCGCTATGGTTACATCGACCCCACCGGCAAAGTTGTGATTCAGCCTCAATTTGAGGATGCCTGGAACTTTACTGAAGGCTTAGCCGTTGCCCGGCTCAATCACAGAGCGGGCTATATTGACCGGACCGGCAAGTTGGTCGTTGAACCAAAATTTGACGGGGCCTTTCACTTTTCAGAAGGACTGGCGCGGGTTCGGACTGGCGATGTTTGGTCCTACATTGATCGCACTGGTCGCTCGGTGATTAATGCGGAGTTTGACTTCACCTCTGACTTTTCCGAAGGGCTCGCCTTAGTCTCCATCGCTAGAAAATGGGGTTACATCGACAAGACTGGTAACCTTGTAATTCAGCCCCAATTCGATGCCGCATCTGACTTTTCAGAAGGCTTAGCGATGGTGCAAATCAGTGGTAAATATGGCTACATCGACAAAACTGGCAACCTCATCGTTAGTCCACAATTTGATGAAGCCGGTTCCTTTGCCGAAGGGCTGGCACGAGTAAAAACCGGCGGTCAATGGAGCTACATTGACCGTACAGGGAAAGCGGCATGGACCCCTACAAAATAG
- a CDS encoding (Fe-S)-binding protein, producing MQVSENSATPAGAKPLPSFDTQQPPDPKLIDACVHCGFCLSTCPSYRVLGKETDSPRGRIYLMDALNEGDIPLSPAVAQHFDSCLGCLACVTTCPSGVQYDQLIAATRPQVERNYPRSWQDRLLRQLIFSMFPYPGRLRLLLAPLLLYQKLGLQKLVRSTGLLRRVSPQLAAMESILPEVKLSAFTDNLPTVIPAQGQQRYRVGMISGCVQRLFFSGVNAATVRVLSANGCEVVVPSSQGCCAALPQHQGQTEQAQALARQMIDSFEGTGVDAVIINAAGCGHTLKEYGHILQDDPAYREKAAQFAAKVKDVQEFLEAIGLSTPLAPLQEQPLTLVYQDACHLLHGQKISVQPRRLLKQIPGVQLREPLDAALCCGSAGVYNLLQPEIADDLGQQKVENLLSTGATLIASSNPGCSLQISKHLRIQGKQVPILHPIELLDYSIRGVKLDAVA from the coding sequence ATGCAAGTTTCAGAAAATTCAGCTACCCCTGCTGGTGCGAAGCCTTTGCCCAGCTTTGACACCCAGCAGCCGCCCGATCCAAAACTGATCGATGCCTGTGTGCACTGCGGCTTCTGCCTGTCTACCTGTCCCAGCTATCGCGTGTTGGGCAAAGAGACTGACTCCCCACGCGGCCGCATCTACTTGATGGATGCCCTCAATGAGGGCGATATCCCACTTTCGCCTGCGGTGGCGCAGCACTTTGATTCTTGCCTAGGGTGTCTAGCCTGCGTCACCACCTGTCCTTCAGGCGTGCAGTATGACCAACTCATTGCAGCGACCCGACCTCAGGTCGAGCGCAACTACCCACGCTCCTGGCAGGACCGGTTGCTGCGGCAGTTGATTTTCTCGATGTTTCCCTATCCTGGGCGTCTGCGCCTGCTGCTGGCCCCACTGCTGCTCTATCAAAAACTGGGCCTTCAGAAGCTGGTACGCTCGACCGGGCTACTGCGGCGAGTCTCGCCCCAGCTCGCTGCAATGGAGTCGATCTTACCGGAGGTGAAGCTCAGCGCCTTTACCGACAACCTGCCCACGGTCATCCCAGCCCAAGGCCAGCAGCGCTATCGCGTCGGTATGATCTCAGGCTGTGTGCAGCGCTTGTTCTTCTCGGGTGTTAATGCAGCGACGGTTCGGGTATTGAGCGCCAACGGCTGTGAGGTGGTTGTGCCTTCAAGCCAGGGTTGCTGCGCAGCCTTGCCCCAGCACCAGGGGCAAACAGAGCAAGCTCAGGCCCTAGCCCGCCAGATGATCGACAGCTTCGAGGGCACAGGCGTTGATGCCGTGATCATTAACGCCGCGGGCTGTGGCCACACGCTCAAGGAGTACGGTCACATTCTGCAAGATGACCCTGCTTATCGCGAGAAAGCGGCTCAATTTGCCGCCAAAGTCAAAGATGTGCAGGAATTTTTGGAGGCCATTGGGCTGAGCACACCCCTCGCACCGCTCCAAGAGCAGCCTTTGACTCTGGTCTATCAAGACGCCTGTCACCTTCTGCACGGGCAGAAAATTAGTGTGCAACCGCGTCGCTTGCTCAAACAAATTCCTGGTGTGCAATTACGCGAACCGTTGGATGCGGCTCTGTGCTGCGGTAGTGCAGGCGTTTACAATCTGCTGCAACCTGAGATTGCGGATGACTTGGGCCAGCAGAAAGTTGAAAACCTGCTGAGTACGGGCGCAACTCTGATCGCTTCCTCCAACCCTGGTTGTTCTCTACAAATCAGTAAGCATTTGCGGATCCAGGGGAAACAGGTACCGATTCTTCATCCAATCGAGCTATTGGATTACTCGATTCGAGGCGTCAAACTTGATGCAGTGGCTTGA
- a CDS encoding FAD-binding oxidoreductase, which yields MNAIARELEQIVGPDGVCAWEKVDPGTQPQALAGITADCLVYPRSQAELATVMAYAYRQRWRVLPCGRGTKLSWGGLVPPVQIILSTERLSQLVEHAVGDLTVTVEAGLPFSQLQAALQPTGQFLALDPSYPETATLGGIIATADTGSWRHRYGSLRDMLLGINFVRSDGQVAKAGGRVVKNVAGYDLMKLFTGSFGTLGMITQATFRVYPLPEAAATVVLTGDAAALTTATKTLLASALTPTGVDLLTASLVQQLDLGRDMGLVVRFQNIEASVNQQATRLLEVGQTLGLQGKVYTQSGDTELWQNLQLLKSPRPEQIVCKFGVVSAEAVATLAQIKALLPAESTALIHVGSGLGMLCLNQPVTAEALLALRAWCQERSGFLTILAAPVALKQQLEVWGYAGNTLELMRRIKQQFDPENLLSPQRFVGGI from the coding sequence ATGAACGCGATTGCCCGAGAGCTAGAGCAAATTGTTGGACCAGATGGGGTTTGTGCTTGGGAAAAGGTTGACCCTGGCACTCAACCCCAAGCACTTGCTGGCATTACTGCTGATTGTTTGGTCTATCCGCGCAGCCAAGCAGAACTGGCAACGGTGATGGCCTATGCCTATCGCCAGCGTTGGCGGGTCTTGCCCTGTGGTCGAGGCACAAAACTGAGTTGGGGCGGCTTGGTGCCACCTGTTCAGATTATTCTCAGCACCGAGCGTCTATCTCAGCTGGTAGAACATGCGGTTGGAGACCTGACGGTCACGGTCGAGGCGGGCCTACCCTTTTCACAGTTACAAGCGGCCCTCCAGCCCACGGGTCAATTTCTGGCGCTCGATCCGTCCTACCCAGAGACGGCAACTTTAGGCGGCATAATTGCCACAGCAGATACGGGCTCCTGGCGGCATCGCTACGGTAGCCTGCGCGATATGCTGCTGGGCATTAACTTTGTGCGCAGCGACGGCCAGGTTGCCAAGGCAGGGGGGCGTGTCGTGAAGAACGTGGCGGGGTACGACTTGATGAAGCTGTTCACTGGCTCCTTCGGCACCCTGGGCATGATCACGCAGGCAACATTTCGCGTTTATCCGCTGCCAGAAGCAGCAGCAACGGTTGTGCTTACAGGCGATGCTGCAGCACTGACGACTGCTACCAAAACGCTGCTGGCTTCTGCCCTAACCCCTACCGGGGTCGATCTGCTCACGGCATCTCTGGTACAGCAGCTCGATTTGGGGCGGGACATGGGCCTGGTAGTCCGCTTTCAGAACATTGAAGCCAGTGTCAATCAGCAGGCTACAAGGCTTCTAGAGGTGGGGCAGACCTTGGGATTACAGGGAAAGGTTTACACCCAGTCGGGGGACACCGAGCTATGGCAGAACTTGCAGCTCTTGAAATCTCCTAGACCAGAGCAAATCGTTTGCAAGTTTGGAGTTGTTTCTGCCGAGGCCGTAGCGACATTGGCGCAAATTAAGGCGCTGTTGCCTGCTGAGAGCACAGCCTTAATCCATGTCGGCAGTGGGCTGGGGATGTTGTGCCTCAACCAACCAGTCACTGCCGAAGCACTCTTGGCCCTGCGCGCTTGGTGCCAGGAGCGGAGCGGCTTCCTGACCATCCTGGCAGCACCCGTAGCGCTTAAGCAGCAGCTAGAAGTCTGGGGTTACGCTGGTAATACGCTGGAGTTAATGCGGCGAATCAAGCAACAGTTTGATCCTGAAAATCTTTTAAGTCCCCAGCGTTTTGTGGGTGGTATCTAA
- the glcD gene encoding glycolate oxidase subunit GlcD — protein sequence MITQEQCRNWQPVIKQFEAVVGAERVVRRREELLVYECDGLTSYRQKPAVVVLPRTTEEVAAVVKICSREQAPFVARGAGTGLSGGALPVEDCVLIVTSLMRKILEIDLENQRVVVQPGVINNWVTQAVSGAGFYYAPDPSSQIICSIGGNVAENSGGVHCLKYGVTTNHVLGLKLVLPDGSIVDVGSKVPEMPGYDLTGLFVGSEGTLGIATEITLKLLKTPEAIRVLLADFTSVEAAGATVSDIISAGIIPGGMEMMDNLSINAVEDVVCTGCYPRDAEAILLVEVDGLEVEVEANSQRITELCKQNGARNVRVATDPQERLLLWKGRKAAFAAMGKLSPDYYVQDGVIPRTQLQLVLKEIASLGEQYGYYVANVFHAGDGNLHPLILYDNSVPGALEQVEALGGEILKLCVRVGGSISGEHGIGADKRCYMSEMFSKSDLETMQWVRQVFNPQGLANPGKIFPTPRTCGESARADVKQFPAVELF from the coding sequence ATGATCACGCAGGAACAATGCCGCAATTGGCAGCCGGTTATTAAGCAATTCGAAGCGGTGGTCGGGGCTGAGCGAGTCGTGCGCCGCCGTGAGGAATTGCTGGTCTATGAATGCGATGGCTTGACCAGTTATCGCCAGAAACCGGCTGTGGTGGTCTTACCGCGAACGACTGAAGAAGTGGCCGCAGTCGTCAAGATCTGTAGCCGTGAGCAGGCTCCCTTTGTGGCGCGGGGGGCAGGAACCGGGCTGTCGGGTGGAGCTTTGCCCGTGGAAGATTGCGTGTTGATTGTCACCTCATTGATGCGCAAAATTCTAGAGATTGATCTGGAAAATCAACGGGTTGTTGTACAGCCAGGTGTGATCAACAACTGGGTCACGCAAGCGGTGAGCGGGGCTGGTTTCTACTATGCGCCAGACCCATCCAGCCAAATCATTTGCTCGATTGGGGGCAATGTGGCGGAGAACTCGGGCGGTGTGCATTGCCTCAAATATGGGGTCACCACGAACCATGTTCTGGGGCTCAAGCTGGTTCTGCCGGATGGCTCAATTGTTGATGTGGGCAGTAAGGTGCCTGAGATGCCCGGCTACGATTTGACCGGCCTATTTGTCGGTTCTGAGGGCACACTGGGTATTGCCACTGAAATTACCTTGAAGTTGCTCAAAACGCCCGAAGCAATTCGCGTTCTGCTGGCCGATTTCACTAGTGTCGAGGCTGCTGGAGCTACAGTCTCGGACATCATCAGCGCTGGCATCATTCCCGGTGGTATGGAGATGATGGATAACCTCAGCATCAATGCTGTGGAAGATGTCGTTTGCACAGGTTGTTATCCTCGCGATGCCGAGGCAATTCTGCTCGTCGAAGTGGATGGCCTAGAGGTTGAGGTTGAGGCGAATAGCCAGCGGATTACCGAGTTGTGCAAGCAAAATGGCGCGCGCAATGTGCGCGTGGCAACTGATCCGCAGGAGCGATTACTGCTGTGGAAAGGTCGCAAAGCTGCCTTTGCTGCAATGGGTAAGTTAAGCCCAGATTACTATGTGCAAGATGGGGTCATTCCTCGCACCCAATTGCAATTGGTGCTCAAGGAAATTGCCTCTCTAGGCGAACAATATGGCTACTACGTCGCCAATGTCTTTCACGCTGGTGATGGTAACTTACATCCTTTGATTCTCTACGACAACTCGGTGCCGGGGGCTTTGGAGCAAGTTGAAGCTTTAGGGGGCGAAATTCTCAAGCTTTGTGTTCGAGTCGGGGGCAGTATCTCTGGAGAACATGGCATCGGTGCCGATAAGCGCTGCTACATGAGCGAGATGTTTAGCAAAAGCGATCTCGAAACCATGCAGTGGGTGCGCCAAGTTTTCAATCCGCAAGGCTTAGCTAATCCTGGCAAAATCTTCCCAACGCCTCGTACCTGCGGCGAATCAGCTAGAGCTGATGTCAAACAGTTTCCAGCCGTTGAACTCTTCTAG
- a CDS encoding serine/threonine-protein kinase — MLESGQVLRGRYRLKALLGQNAGRQTWLAEDQLAQPVAQVVVKLLAFGAQMQWDNLKLFEREAQVLRRLNHPQIPKYRDYFSLGEQPGDALWFGLVQEHIPGQSLKQLLEQGQRLSEVQVRNLAKLVLNVLIYLHELNPPVIHRDIKPSNLILGQDGQLYLVDFGAVQDRAAAEGATFTVVGTYGYVPPEQFGGRAVPASDLYALGATLIHLLTGTAPADLPQHNLRIQFAEQASASPALVRWIRGLTEPALERRFNTALQAREALNSGGDLSKPTEKVRQPAGSRVWFRKSSSQLRISIPRQGLHLSDTFPVLFSAVWLGLVPTFVHLTGILLTGAWPLSLLFIPYWLIGPRMMAAVLLPAFGRTHVYFDSDRFEIEWRLFGIWYRQRGQTTDVNKVSQETLMPLGFINPRIRNQRVPSDSKIPFLDHEVVTLEAGIKRYSFGAGLTAVERDWLSQEIYDWLGLQAV; from the coding sequence ATGCTGGAATCAGGGCAGGTCCTACGCGGACGTTATCGGCTTAAAGCCCTGCTAGGACAAAATGCGGGTCGCCAAACCTGGCTGGCCGAAGATCAACTGGCACAGCCAGTCGCTCAGGTAGTGGTCAAACTGCTGGCCTTCGGTGCTCAGATGCAGTGGGACAATCTCAAGCTGTTTGAGCGTGAGGCTCAGGTACTGCGTCGGCTGAACCATCCTCAGATTCCCAAATACCGAGATTACTTCTCACTAGGAGAGCAACCCGGCGACGCTCTCTGGTTTGGCTTAGTGCAGGAGCACATTCCAGGCCAATCCCTCAAGCAATTGCTTGAGCAGGGCCAACGGCTCAGCGAGGTTCAGGTGCGGAACCTGGCCAAGCTGGTGCTGAACGTTTTGATCTACCTGCACGAGCTGAATCCTCCCGTGATCCACCGGGATATCAAGCCTAGCAATCTCATTTTGGGTCAGGATGGGCAGCTCTATCTGGTGGACTTTGGCGCCGTGCAAGACCGGGCAGCAGCGGAGGGTGCAACTTTTACGGTGGTTGGCACCTACGGTTATGTGCCACCAGAGCAGTTTGGCGGACGGGCTGTTCCGGCTTCCGATCTGTATGCATTGGGGGCGACCTTAATCCACTTGCTAACTGGCACAGCTCCGGCTGACCTGCCTCAGCACAACTTGCGCATCCAGTTTGCTGAGCAGGCCAGTGCTAGTCCGGCGCTGGTGCGCTGGATTCGAGGCTTGACGGAGCCAGCCCTTGAGCGGCGCTTCAATACGGCTTTGCAGGCGCGTGAGGCACTCAACTCAGGAGGGGACCTCAGTAAGCCAACGGAAAAAGTGCGCCAGCCTGCGGGCAGCCGCGTTTGGTTCCGCAAGTCTTCGAGCCAATTGCGCATCAGCATTCCCCGGCAGGGCTTGCACCTGTCCGATACCTTTCCGGTTCTATTTTCGGCAGTGTGGCTAGGCCTGGTTCCTACCTTCGTTCATCTGACCGGGATACTGCTGACTGGAGCTTGGCCCTTGAGCTTGCTATTCATTCCTTACTGGTTGATCGGGCCTAGAATGATGGCAGCGGTTCTATTGCCTGCCTTTGGCCGTACCCACGTCTATTTCGACAGCGACCGTTTTGAGATCGAGTGGCGGTTGTTTGGCATTTGGTATCGGCAACGAGGACAAACTACGGATGTCAATAAAGTCTCTCAAGAAACCCTGATGCCATTAGGGTTCATAAACCCCAGAATCAGAAATCAACGGGTTCCCAGCGATAGCAAAATTCCCTTTCTGGATCATGAAGTGGTTACCCTTGAGGCTGGCATCAAGCGCTACTCTTTTGGGGCAGGACTGACGGCAGTGGAGCGTGATTGGCTCAGCCAGGAAATCTATGACTGGTTGGGTTTGCAAGCCGTTTAA
- the tpiA gene encoding triose-phosphate isomerase has product MRKVVIAGNWKMFKTQVQAREFLTAFLPKLQDVPQNRAVVLCVPFTDLATVAIQLDGSRAALGAQNVHWEDSGAFTGEIAAPMLTELGVGYVIIGHSERREFFGETDETVNLRLKAAQHHGLIPILCVGETKQEREAGETEARIFAQLDKDLAGVDQSNLIIAYEPIWAIGTGETCDCEEANRVIGLIRSQLTNPEVSIQYGGSVKANNIDDIMAQPEIDGVLVGGASLDPDSFARIVNHR; this is encoded by the coding sequence GTGCGCAAGGTCGTCATTGCTGGGAATTGGAAGATGTTCAAAACCCAGGTGCAAGCCAGGGAGTTTCTGACCGCCTTTCTACCTAAGCTGCAAGACGTGCCTCAAAATCGGGCCGTGGTGCTGTGTGTGCCGTTTACCGATTTGGCAACTGTGGCCATTCAACTTGATGGCAGCCGCGCAGCCTTGGGAGCGCAGAATGTCCACTGGGAAGACAGCGGTGCCTTCACCGGTGAGATTGCGGCTCCAATGTTGACCGAGCTGGGCGTGGGCTACGTGATCATCGGCCATAGCGAACGGCGAGAGTTTTTTGGCGAAACTGACGAGACAGTCAATCTCCGGCTGAAGGCTGCTCAGCACCACGGCCTGATTCCGATTCTGTGCGTCGGTGAGACGAAGCAGGAGCGGGAAGCCGGAGAAACGGAAGCGCGGATCTTTGCTCAGCTCGACAAAGACTTGGCTGGCGTGGATCAGTCCAACTTGATCATTGCCTACGAACCGATCTGGGCGATTGGTACAGGCGAGACTTGTGATTGTGAGGAAGCGAATCGGGTGATCGGCCTGATCCGGTCCCAACTCACCAATCCTGAGGTCAGCATCCAGTACGGGGGCTCCGTCAAAGCCAACAACATTGATGACATCATGGCTCAGCCTGAGATCGACGGTGTTCTGGTGGGTGGGGCAAGCCTCGACCCAGACAGCTTTGCTCGCATTGTCAACCATCGCTAG